Proteins from one Ornithobacterium rhinotracheale genomic window:
- a CDS encoding toprim domain-containing protein has product MKKYTPEEIQQITESVSVLDYFRHLENKGIVSFNRKTGHDHYFLTESNKFSVNDDGFYDFKTGEGGKIIKAVMQLENKSWKEAIDFLKDFSNTGITQNAEKRQGRDKNTSSATKPKINHILRPNNDKLLQYFEERGISSEVLQANTKQVHYAVNDKKYFGIGLKNDSEGYEIRNPFMKTKLGTSDIATIKGEKNAMVVFEGMTDMLSFLQLSKDNNMENKHNLVVLNSVTNADRFIDKYKDYTGKIFLLLDGDKAGDETTQKILEAFQYKNIEDARYKYDIGGANKDLNDYLKNKNALIKEKNTNLAKINNQLGSDETTRIESKRLSASESMGREETQRNDRELNTPSQSEQGGNLRERQTMDSNDAGDGLSPSERIDLGRGGRVGTTLLGTQQSRVKGTGIIHEEGYRGTGESVRGSESSQHDNNRGEQNQADNGGRFTRRGESGSPRQNVGERNGTRDEGVPQNQNTSSERLAILIQEIKNLPKPSNEQITEAVNLVASVSSNHQITLNENATLYEKELKGIISQYQSGGITKIKGEKGVLDEYYTDTKIVEAVRNLIQDNFKNQKNIKVLEPSVGIGNFINATKELPKSNITAFEINETTAKIAKILHPETTINLRSFETEFIDDKGRKKDFTPKYDLVIGNPPYGQHRGYYYGLGEESKISRYEDYFVKRSLDVLKEGGVLAMILPSSYLNRQSKLNNAEMVEAFRLPNGVFKGTDVGTDILILKKNSQIQDNDISNYFNLEENQKRVLGEIGIKTNRYGREESYVKGDLESALQQIKELKKDSYKAEEARQLNLFEDFTEEQDTIKEQTNAEKEEQKQENTILDTAREKVNQAKDTLENIKFKSLAIQDEIENYFQLGHKLEDEPEQFTNENLEEIIKKAESVIKITKKKNDDYTLQTTPEIKKGILKYHFQKQDEIVEAGLQNNSNISQKQLKAFQDTYYDGSIEYKEENKEFASFENGVWKNNFYYAEGNIYEKLDQLELDKTLISEKQYNKQKQLLESVLPKPKSLEEIIISPNHEFVHKLHLRNEEKEFYSPLRASYYKEMVNISMADDFKEFLRKLPSEAFGSSSSWEVSGFVNNENVTGNDRERNALVRERRKEVANDLFNKYLREEISDEVKELFVSEFNRKHNNIYVPDYSQFPMFSKINKNFKGKPLELTEVQKAGIGRQTTKGVGLLAHEVGFGKTLSGILAMHEAMERGYATRPLIVVPNNNILKQWVETIFEAIPEAKVNVLGNLGKDYDLSKFNNRDGEITIVTYEGFNNIGFSEDITKRLASQFEYISSQEMKSLQNSSARDVAKEREKEREIEGKMKKGKVYDWEDFGFDHLTFDEVHNANHIVGKVKIESRSFASDFRSQNQRTSKLGINTWMAAQYIQEQNNGRNITLLSATPFTNKPLEYYSILSLIANDRLEEAGFLNVNNFFETFMEADNDMEINAKGDVQFKTNVRRFKNNALFQQLLSEFIDIKGEEDNPELIRPNRINKEYKIEQNQLTEEQFEELNNQYDETKDGAILTHILNARLTAISPYLSPYYEGDKPTNKEFIENSPKLDATMKLIAQNKKDKPEAGQIIYSEIAVDEFPRFKKYLVDEVGYKDKEVAIISGGTSKSQREKIQEDFNEGKIKVIIGSSAIQEGMNLQENTTDMYLLSLPYNFTSLRQTEGRMWRQGNKWENVRVNYMLTNDSIDVFMLQTLQNKQQRYLEAMKKGADVVDVSDIDTQALKTAIITNPKTRANIEIELMRKKLEKEKERYEADNAFSLRKFEKYTKAKEAENKALGQVNLYKRYLENNSSEDSYWKGALLREEKNYQDRVKDTEKVIESMAKQGVDVVSFQEKIKANEEKVAEVDDKIMDLENFEKELIQKYTNEKQRLLQEKSQINIAEERAEENKTFFKLRDNQNAEKETIQMKSSSFRR; this is encoded by the coding sequence ATTAATCACATTTTAAGACCGAATAATGATAAACTCTTACAATATTTTGAAGAACGAGGCATTTCTTCTGAGGTTTTACAAGCAAACACTAAACAGGTTCATTATGCTGTTAATGATAAAAAATATTTTGGCATTGGATTAAAAAATGATTCTGAAGGTTACGAAATTCGTAACCCTTTTATGAAAACGAAGCTGGGAACTTCGGATATTGCAACAATCAAAGGAGAAAAAAATGCAATGGTGGTATTCGAGGGAATGACTGATATGCTTTCTTTTCTGCAATTATCCAAGGATAATAATATGGAAAATAAGCATAATTTGGTGGTGCTTAATTCTGTCACTAACGCGGACAGATTTATTGATAAGTATAAAGACTATACAGGGAAAATATTTTTGCTCTTAGATGGAGATAAAGCAGGAGATGAGACCACACAAAAAATACTTGAGGCGTTTCAATATAAAAACATAGAAGATGCAAGATATAAATACGATATTGGAGGGGCAAATAAAGATTTAAATGATTATTTAAAGAATAAAAATGCTCTAATAAAAGAAAAAAATACTAACTTAGCAAAAATTAATAATCAACTAGGAAGCGATGAAACCACAAGAATTGAATCCAAAAGACTTTCCGCATCTGAGTCAATGGGAAGAGAAGAAACTCAACGAAACGATAGAGAACTTAACACGCCAAGCCAATCCGAGCAAGGAGGAAATCTCAGAGAAAGACAAACAATGGACAGCAACGATGCTGGAGATGGACTTAGCCCATCAGAGCGCATCGATTTGGGAAGAGGAGGAAGAGTGGGAACCACCTTACTTGGAACACAACAAAGCCGTGTTAAAGGCACAGGAATTATACACGAAGAGGGATATAGAGGGACTGGAGAATCTGTTAGAGGAAGTGAATCAAGCCAACACGATAACAATCGTGGAGAACAAAATCAAGCAGATAATGGCGGAAGATTTACTCGAAGAGGGGAATCAGGAAGCCCTAGACAAAATGTGGGAGAACGAAATGGAACCAGAGATGAGGGAGTTCCTCAGAATCAAAACACTTCAAGTGAGAGACTTGCCATATTAATCCAAGAGATTAAAAACCTTCCCAAGCCTTCTAATGAGCAAATTACAGAGGCAGTTAATTTAGTTGCCTCTGTTTCTTCTAATCATCAAATTACGCTCAATGAAAATGCTACGCTCTACGAAAAAGAGCTTAAGGGCATTATATCTCAATACCAAAGCGGTGGCATTACCAAAATCAAGGGCGAAAAAGGGGTGTTAGATGAATATTACACTGATACCAAAATCGTTGAAGCCGTTCGCAATTTAATTCAAGATAATTTTAAAAATCAAAAAAATATCAAGGTTTTAGAACCTAGCGTAGGAATTGGGAATTTTATTAATGCCACAAAAGAATTACCTAAAAGCAATATTACTGCCTTTGAAATCAACGAAACAACCGCCAAAATTGCTAAAATCTTACACCCAGAAACAACCATAAATTTGCGTTCGTTTGAAACGGAATTTATAGATGATAAAGGACGGAAAAAAGATTTCACCCCTAAGTATGATTTGGTCATAGGTAACCCACCTTATGGACAACACCGAGGTTATTATTACGGCTTAGGCGAGGAATCTAAAATCAGCCGATACGAAGATTATTTTGTCAAGCGTTCCCTAGATGTCTTAAAAGAGGGGGGCGTTTTGGCTATGATACTCCCTTCATCTTACCTCAATAGACAAAGCAAGCTCAATAATGCCGAAATGGTAGAGGCTTTTCGTTTGCCTAATGGCGTTTTTAAAGGTACAGATGTGGGGACAGACATTCTAATCCTAAAGAAAAATAGCCAAATCCAAGACAATGATATTTCCAATTATTTCAACCTCGAAGAAAATCAAAAACGAGTTTTAGGTGAGATAGGTATAAAAACAAATCGCTATGGTCGAGAAGAATCTTATGTGAAAGGCGATTTGGAGAGTGCTTTGCAACAAATTAAAGAGTTAAAAAAAGATAGTTATAAGGCAGAAGAGGCGAGGCAACTAAATTTATTTGAAGATTTTACCGAAGAACAGGATACCATAAAAGAACAAACCAATGCAGAAAAAGAAGAGCAAAAGCAAGAAAATACGATTCTTGATACCGCAAGAGAAAAAGTAAATCAAGCCAAAGACACGCTTGAGAATATAAAATTTAAATCCTTAGCCATTCAAGATGAAATAGAAAATTACTTTCAATTAGGGCATAAATTGGAAGATGAACCCGAGCAGTTTACGAATGAAAATCTTGAAGAAATCATCAAAAAAGCAGAAAGCGTTATCAAAATCACTAAAAAGAAAAACGATGATTATACTTTACAAACCACTCCTGAAATTAAAAAAGGGATTCTAAAATATCACTTTCAAAAACAAGATGAAATCGTGGAGGCTGGCTTGCAAAACAATTCAAACATTTCACAGAAACAATTAAAGGCATTTCAGGATACTTATTACGATGGGAGCATTGAATATAAAGAGGAAAACAAAGAATTTGCTAGTTTTGAAAATGGCGTTTGGAAGAATAATTTTTATTATGCAGAGGGGAATATTTACGAAAAGTTAGACCAATTAGAATTGGATAAAACTTTAATTTCAGAAAAGCAATATAATAAGCAAAAACAATTGCTTGAAAGTGTATTACCTAAGCCAAAAAGTTTAGAAGAAATCATCATTAGTCCTAATCACGAATTTGTACATAAATTACATTTAAGAAACGAAGAAAAAGAATTTTATAGTCCCTTGCGAGCTAGCTATTATAAGGAAATGGTAAACATTTCTATGGCAGATGATTTTAAGGAATTTCTTAGAAAATTGCCAAGCGAGGCGTTTGGCTCCTCTTCTTCTTGGGAAGTTTCAGGTTTTGTAAACAATGAAAATGTTACAGGAAATGATAGGGAGCGTAACGCTTTGGTGCGTGAACGAAGAAAAGAAGTAGCAAATGATTTATTTAATAAATACTTGCGTGAAGAAATTAGCGATGAAGTAAAAGAATTATTCGTTTCAGAATTTAACCGAAAGCATAATAATATTTATGTGCCAGACTATTCTCAGTTTCCAATGTTTTCAAAAATCAATAAGAATTTCAAAGGCAAACCTCTTGAATTAACCGAGGTGCAAAAGGCTGGAATTGGCAGACAGACCACCAAAGGAGTGGGCTTGTTGGCTCATGAAGTGGGATTTGGAAAAACGCTTTCTGGAATACTTGCAATGCATGAGGCGATGGAGCGTGGCTATGCAACACGCCCTTTGATTGTAGTCCCAAATAACAACATTTTAAAACAATGGGTGGAAACTATTTTTGAAGCGATTCCTGAAGCAAAAGTCAATGTTTTAGGAAATTTAGGTAAGGATTATGATTTATCTAAATTTAATAACAGAGATGGAGAAATAACCATTGTAACCTATGAAGGGTTTAATAACATCGGCTTTTCAGAAGATATAACTAAAAGATTAGCCAGTCAATTTGAATATATTTCATCGCAGGAAATGAAAAGTTTGCAGAACTCTTCTGCAAGAGATGTAGCCAAAGAAAGGGAGAAAGAGCGAGAAATAGAGGGAAAAATGAAGAAAGGTAAGGTCTATGATTGGGAAGATTTTGGCTTTGACCATTTAACTTTTGACGAAGTCCATAATGCCAATCACATTGTAGGAAAAGTCAAAATAGAGAGCAGAAGTTTTGCCTCAGATTTTAGGAGTCAAAACCAAAGAACCTCAAAACTTGGAATTAATACTTGGATGGCCGCTCAATATATTCAAGAGCAAAACAATGGTAGAAATATTACTTTGCTTTCTGCAACTCCATTTACCAACAAGCCGTTAGAATATTATTCAATTTTGTCGCTTATTGCTAATGATAGGTTAGAAGAAGCAGGCTTTTTGAATGTAAATAATTTCTTTGAAACCTTTATGGAAGCTGACAATGATATGGAAATTAACGCCAAAGGCGATGTGCAGTTTAAAACCAATGTGCGAAGATTTAAAAACAATGCTTTGTTTCAGCAATTGTTGTCTGAATTTATAGATATCAAAGGGGAGGAAGATAACCCTGAACTCATTCGACCTAATCGAATCAATAAAGAATATAAGATTGAACAAAACCAGCTGACCGAAGAGCAATTTGAAGAGTTAAATAATCAGTATGATGAAACGAAGGACGGCGCCATTTTGACTCATATTCTTAATGCAAGGCTTACGGCTATCTCGCCTTATCTATCACCTTATTACGAGGGTGATAAGCCAACGAATAAAGAATTTATAGAAAACTCTCCGAAATTAGATGCCACGATGAAACTCATTGCTCAAAACAAAAAAGATAAACCTGAAGCAGGACAAATTATTTATTCTGAAATTGCAGTAGATGAATTTCCTAGGTTTAAAAAATATTTAGTGGATGAAGTCGGCTACAAAGACAAAGAAGTTGCTATTATTTCTGGGGGAACTTCTAAAAGTCAACGAGAGAAAATTCAAGAAGATTTTAACGAGGGCAAAATTAAAGTAATCATCGGTAGTTCTGCCATTCAAGAGGGGATGAATTTGCAAGAAAATACCACTGATATGTATTTGCTTTCATTGCCGTATAACTTTACCTCACTAAGGCAAACAGAGGGCAGAATGTGGAGGCAAGGCAATAAATGGGAAAATGTGAGAGTAAATTATATGCTCACCAACGATAGTATCGATGTTTTTATGTTGCAAACTTTGCAAAACAAGCAACAACGCTACTTAGAGGCTATGAAAAAAGGAGCTGATGTGGTGGATGTTTCGGATATAGATACACAAGCATTAAAAACCGCCATTATCACTAATCCTAAAACACGAGCCAATATTGAAATAGAATTGATGCGTAAAAAGCTGGAGAAAGAAAAAGAACGCTATGAAGCCGATAATGCTTTCAGTTTGCGCAAGTTTGAAAAATACACAAAAGCAAAAGAGGCGGAGAACAAGGCATTAGGGCAAGTCAATTTATACAAGCGGTATTTAGAAAATAACTCATCAGAAGATAGCTATTGGAAAGGTGCATTGCTGAGGGAAGAGAAAAATTACCAAGACCGAGTAAAGGACACAGAAAAAGTGATAGAATCAATGGCAAAACAAGGCGTTGATGTCGTTAGCTTTCAAGAAAAAATTAAAGCTAATGAAGAAAAAGTAGCTGAAGTGGATGATAAAATAATGGATTTGGAAAATTTTGAAAAAGAACTCATACAAAAATATACAAACGAAAAACAAAGGCTTTTACAGGAAAAATCACAGATAAATATTGCAGAAGAAAGAGCAGAGGAAAATAAAACTTTCTTTAAACTTCGAGATAATCAAAATGCAGAAAAAGAAACTATTCAAATGAAAAGCTCATCATTTAGAAGGTAG
- a CDS encoding zeta toxin family protein → MLKYEVQRIYNEKRKELLIGLKTQAQPKAFILGGQPASGKSGLARQILNKLTDSNEKFLFVNGDLYREFHPNYKELIKDTKTFSEKTQIFSNVFTEGLINDAINNRYHIIVEGTMRNPEVPLNTAKKFRENGFRVEAYVVSAPALFTEIGLYNRYQEEVDFQGFGRLADISSHNQAVLGLPSSLDILYNEKAVDKINIYDYLASNLVEYFTLNKNEWDLDILPSKIIEKNRQLQLQDKDFIQKIVEKGNETYKKISNELKPVVDEILLDLESILNELERDNKRRFKR, encoded by the coding sequence ATGCTTAAGTACGAAGTTCAAAGAATTTATAATGAAAAAAGAAAAGAGCTTTTGATAGGGCTTAAAACACAAGCCCAACCGAAAGCTTTTATTTTAGGAGGACAGCCTGCAAGTGGAAAAAGCGGATTAGCTAGACAAATTTTAAACAAACTTACAGATTCAAACGAAAAATTTTTATTTGTTAATGGAGATTTGTATAGAGAATTTCACCCAAATTATAAAGAATTAATTAAAGACACAAAAACATTCTCTGAAAAAACGCAGATATTTTCTAATGTATTTACAGAGGGGCTTATTAATGACGCCATCAATAACAGGTATCATATAATTGTTGAAGGAACTATGAGAAACCCAGAAGTGCCACTCAATACTGCAAAAAAGTTTAGAGAAAATGGATTTAGGGTTGAAGCTTATGTTGTTTCAGCTCCAGCTTTGTTTACAGAAATAGGATTATACAATCGATATCAGGAAGAAGTAGATTTTCAGGGGTTTGGAAGGTTAGCCGATATAAGCTCTCACAATCAAGCTGTTTTGGGGCTTCCCTCATCACTAGATATTTTATACAATGAAAAAGCCGTCGATAAAATAAACATTTACGACTATTTAGCATCTAATTTAGTTGAATATTTTACACTAAATAAAAACGAGTGGGATTTAGATATATTACCATCTAAAATAATTGAAAAAAATAGACAATTACAGCTTCAAGATAAAGATTTTATACAAAAAATCGTAGAAAAAGGAAACGAAACATATAAAAAAATTTCCAATGAATTAAAACCTGTTGTAGATGAGATTTTATTGGACTTAGAAAGTATTCTAAATGAGTTAGAGCGAGATAATAAAAGGAGATTTAAAAGATAA
- a CDS encoding PH domain-containing protein: MNALNLTSGRILEEQAIYETKAHWISFVVPSIVIFFTFPFFIISALFLREYISKGFNEVINIIPITFYGIISFFLFKYLFKGIYKLIFALKMRVYLSKQYLTLQTGVLSKNLCDIALRKFEGLDLQQSFLGRILNFGILSVTSSGVTQSYLIRDPQEFRKQLLSISENLN, from the coding sequence ATGAATGCTTTAAATTTAACATCAGGAAGAATTTTGGAAGAGCAAGCTATCTATGAGACAAAAGCTCATTGGATTAGCTTTGTAGTGCCTTCTATTGTTATATTTTTCACATTTCCTTTCTTTATCATATCAGCTTTGTTTTTAAGGGAATATATAAGTAAAGGTTTTAATGAAGTTATCAATATAATTCCCATTACATTCTATGGGATTATTAGTTTCTTTTTATTTAAATATCTTTTTAAAGGGATTTATAAATTAATTTTCGCATTAAAAATGAGAGTTTATTTATCTAAACAATATTTGACATTACAAACAGGCGTTCTTTCTAAAAATTTATGTGATATAGCTCTTCGAAAGTTTGAGGGGTTAGATTTACAGCAAAGTTTTCTAGGACGAATTTTAAATTTTGGAATATTAAGTGTTACTTCTAGTGGGGTTACTCAATCGTATCTCATAAGAGATCCGCAAGAATTCAGAAAACAATTATTATCAATATCAGAGAATCTTAATTAA